One stretch of Glycine soja cultivar W05 chromosome 7, ASM419377v2, whole genome shotgun sequence DNA includes these proteins:
- the LOC114418884 gene encoding NAC domain-containing protein 75-like — MMSKISNLSSVSSSDLIDAKLEEHQLCGSKQCPGCGHKFEGKPDWLGLPAGVKFDPTDQELTEHLEAKVEAKNMKSHPLIDEFIPTIEGEDGICYTHPEKLPGVTRDGLSKHFFHRPSKAYTTGTRKRRKIQNECDLQGGETRWHKTGKTRPVMVNGKQKGCKKILVLYTNFGKNRKPEKTNWVMHQYHLGQHEEEKEGELVVSKIFYQTQPRQCNWSDRSATTGEGSGEPNNNSTGRRDSGSGSCSSKEIVTHRDEMSAVVGVPPMTGFTTHHPLDIQQLKPDHFSFIPFRKTFDEVGIGEASTAREVVQASGSCEEVHERQRAQHVAHHQQQQHAHHHQISNSAFHISRPSHPISTIISPPPLHHTSIILDDNNSYHVSRIMLQNENFQQQHHKLGGRSASGLEELIMGCTSTEIKEESSITNPQEAEWLKYSYWPDPDNPDHHG, encoded by the exons ATGATGAGTAAGATCAGCAACTTGAGTTCTGTAAGCAGTTCTGATCTCATAGATGCCAAGCTTGAAGAGCATCAGTTGTGTGGATCCAAGCAGTGCCCCGGTTGCGGACACAAGTTTGAAGGGAAGCCG GACTGGCTAGGCTTGCCCGCAGGAGTGAAGTTTGATCCCACAGACCAAGAACTAACAGAACATCTTGAAGCCAAAGTGGAGGCAAAGAACATGAAATCACACCCTTTGATAGATGAGTTCATTCCCACTATTGAAGGAGAAGATGGAATTTGTTATACCCATCCAGAGAAGCTTCCAG GAGTAACAAGAGATGGGTTGAGCAAGCACTTCTTCCATAGACCTTCAAAAGCTTACACAACTGGGACAAGAAAGAGGAGAAAGATTCAAAACGAATGTGACTTGCAAGGTGGAGAAACCCGGTGGCACAAGACTGGTAAGACCAGGCCAGTGATGGTGAATGGAAAACAAAAGGGTTGCAAGAAAATTCTAGTCCTCTACACCAACTTTGGAAAGAACAGAAAGCCCGAGAAAACCAACTGGGTGATGCACCAATACCATTTGGGGCAGCACgaggaagagaaagaaggagagCTAGTGGTGTCAAAGATATTCTACCAGACACAACCAAGGCAGTGCAACTGGTCAGATAGAAGTGCAACAACTGGTGAAGGAAGTGGAGAACCTAACAACAACAGTACTGGTAGAAGGGACAGTGGAAGCGGAAGCTGTTCTTCTAAGGAAATTGTTACTCACAGAGATGAGATGTCTGCTGTTGTTGGTGTCCCTCCAATGACAGGTTTCACTACTCATCATCCTTTGGATATTCAACAGCTAAAACCTGATCACTTTAGCTTCATCCCTTTCAGGAAAACCTTTGATGAG GTTGGAATAGGAGAGGCTTCCACAGCAAGAGAAGTAGTGCAAGCATCAGGTTCATGTGAAGAAGTGCATGAACGGCAGCGAGCACAACATGTAgctcatcatcaacaacaacaacatgctcatcatcatcaaatttcaaattcagcTTTTCATATCAGTAGGCCATCACATCCCATCTCTACCATTATCTCTCCCCCTCCCCTCCACCACACTTCCATCATTCTCGATGACAACAACTCTTACCATGTCTCTAGAATAATGCTCCAAAACGAAAACTTCCAG CAACAACATCATAAGCTTGGAGGAAGGTCTGCGTCTGGTTTGGAGGAACTAATCATGGGTTGCACTTCAACTGAAATCAAAGAG GAGTCGTCCATCACAAATCCACAAGAAGCTGAATGGTTGAAGTATTCTTATTGGCCAGACCCTGACAACCCGGATCATCATGGGTAG